In Cryptomeria japonica chromosome 10, Sugi_1.0, whole genome shotgun sequence, a genomic segment contains:
- the LOC131859514 gene encoding uncharacterized protein LOC131859514, producing MDSMQANSDGQQRPFHTFWHAMAGISIPCTAVWVFLGFHGITTAMNANGLFVNVFGVGSIVASFIVAVLLVVTRARGTDRTIFLTFLNSTILSMSGFLAAFYTVQPSSYIISLGFVSLACMAFNQFEIWSR from the exons ATGGATTCCATGCAG GCGAATTCTGATGGACAACAGCGCCCTTTTCATACGTTTTGGCATGCGATGGCCGGCATTTCCATTCCATGCACAGCCGTTTGGGTATTTCTTGGATTTCATGGCATAACCACCGCCATGAATGCTAATGGTCTTTTTGTCAATGTATTTGGAGTGGGTTCTATTGTTGCATCTTTTATCGTCGCAGTATTACTCGTGGTAACTAGGGCTCGGGGAACGGATCGTACAATTTTCCTCACCTTTTTGAATTCAACGATACTTTCCATGTCGGGTTTCCTTGCAGCTTTTTACACTGTGCAGCCGTCATCGTATATTATCAGTCTTGGTTTTGTTAGTTTAGCATGCATGGCTTTTAATCAGTTTGAAATATGGTCTCGCTGA